From Ciconia boyciana chromosome 18, ASM3463844v1, whole genome shotgun sequence:
CCTATGTTGTGGAATAAGCAGTAACTGAGAACTGCCTTCAGCTAGTCACACCTGCAGTACAGGAAGCTCTCATTTGTGATGTTTCTTTGAAAGTGCAGCTGAAATACACTCCCTCTTCCCTCACCGCGTTTTAAATAGGTTGCCTGTTTTGCCCTTGTTTTATAAACTGACACACCTGCAGTTATGTCTTGCTAAATCAATAGTCTTGTCACTGAAGttaaatgcaagtaaaaatCTGTGTCCTATATTTGCACTGATACTCATTATTAGCCTTTTTTCTCTGTACAGAAACGTCAAATGAGCCTCCCTCACAAATGTTTCCAGTGTGTGCTCTTAACCAGAGTGCTTTAACTTATTTTGAACATAGTGGTCCCATATCCCCATCtctgcatttaaacaaaataactttgcaTGCTAATGTTCTTGGAGCCTTTTCTGTTACCTTGGTCCTTCATTATGCATACCTCTTGCATACAAGAGTACAGTCAACCTTGCATACAGGTAGAGTCAACCTGCCTCTTACGCATCTGTTCTAATAAGCCTCACTGAAATATAGCAGGGGGACCTACCTGGTTATGATACGTTGCTAGTTTCAGAATGACAGGTTAAAGTTTCCCAGGTGAAAGAGCATACCAGAATACATGGTGTACATTGtttctgggttggttttttttcctgtcgCTTGTATGAATTGCAGGTGTCTCTGTGAATTTGAAGAAGTGAGTTAGAAATAACATTATGGCAAAGCtaatggaatttatttttcaatgagaAGCGTTCTAATCCCATATTTAGTCTTAGCTTTGCAGAGCTATACTGGAAGGTTTGTGCATCTGTACAGAGACATGTTGACGTGCAGCATATGTGTATAAGaccttttgttttcaagacGGTTGCTTTACCCTGGAAAAACTAGGAGTTTGTCTAGTAAAACAAATATGTAATTGTCATTATATTCAATAAATATATGCTTAATTATTATATGCTTTCCCCATTGCTTTTTAGATCTTGACCAAGGACTCTGTGACAGTTAATGTAGACGGAGTGGTTTATTACAGAGTTCAGAATGCCACCCTTGCTGTAGCAAATATCACAAATGCTGACTCAGCCACCCGTCTTCTAGCACAGACTACTTTGAGGAATGTTCTGGGGACCAAAAACCTTTCTCAGATTCTCTCTGATCGTGAAGAAATTGCACACAGCATGCAGGTATGAGCAGCTTTACCTAAGCAATCCATCAAGCAGTTAAGTAGCAATCCCATGGATAACATACAGGTCAGGATTTATTTTACCTTCTAAGGGATAAGCCAAGTTGTAATTTGGAGCTTTAGGCAAAACCCTATCAAGAGCTATTGGGATGGCATTctgtataataaaaatgtgtgaCTAAAGCAATAATGGACCAGTGGGGCTAGCAAGTGGGAATGAGGGATACAGGAGAGGAGGACTTCCCTGGACTGTTATGTCAGTACTCCGCTGTTGAAGGAAATTATGCCACAGAATTCCTTCCATATATTAATCAAGCTCTGGGGTGTTTTTGTTAGTTTACAACAGTTATGCTTTTATAATTATCAAATCATAATATAAATACTAAAGCCCTTAAAGTCCAAGAATTGTGAGATAATTCATTTGGTTTATTGGTCATTCTTCAGATTTGGACATTTGTTTGCAGCCAGGTAGATGGCTTAACTTAATTGTCCTGCCTTATATAGGCCACACTTGATGAGGCAACAGATGATTGGGGTATTAAGGTGGAACGTGTGGAGATCAAGGATGTGAAATTACCTgtccagctgcagagagcaatggctgcagaagcagaagctgcCCGGGAGGCGAGAGCTAAGGTAATAATATCAACatgtgggtttgggtttgtttgtttgttttttctgtcatgAATAATTCAATGCAGTGATGTAGAGGATGAAGATTCTCAGCCAGATTGTGTTGTAGCAATTAGGAGTGCAGGGCAGGGGGTTTGTAGATTTGCGTCTGGGCGCTTGCTCTGTTTCATCTTGGATCATGCAGGTGagatttccttcagaaatgcagGATCTCAATTTTTTTACCACACTCTAAGAACAAATCATAAACAGAACAATTTTGAGGTTGTTAGCTGGAGCCTGCAGTGAATTAGAAGCCAAACTTACTTCCAGCTTTTTCCTGACTAGCCCTGATTTTAGGCAAgtcctttgttttctgtttgttacttcatatgagaaataaaacaggtgTAATACTTAGTTTTGTTACCCTTAAGCTGACCGGTGATCAGTTTGGTCATGACATCTTATTCCCTTCTGATGTGGGAGAAGGTGATACTAAATATTGAAGTTTGGAGTAAAAATCCTCAGGGGCAGTTAGAGCTGTCCTCTTCTAGGACTAGGCAAGTTAGCTTTCTCCCTTAGTGTTCTGTGCCCCACAATGTGTGTCCTCTGGTCGTTTGTTAATCCTGTCTTGAAAACTTACTTTGACCTCCACAGATGCAGCTGTAgagtctgtttttaaaacaaacaaacaaacaaaaaccctagctgtccaaaaaaaatttttttggtaGACTAAGCAGATAGGTGAGGGTTTCTGATGGGTATTAGTGGTCTGTTGAGCTGCCTGCCCCCAAAAATGGAACTTGCATTCTAAATACTAAAAATTTGTCTTGGCAAAGGGAGGACTACTAGAGTTCATCTGATGCCATGAAAATTACATCTGATCTTATGATGTTCATCTCACATACGCACGTGTGGGTGGTTtttatgtacatacatatgACTGATTTTCATATCCGCCATTAATTAGGAGTTTCATTAACTTTAACCTATCTTTAGgttctaattaaaaaatttggggtttattttcaTGGGAAATAAATGCTAAACTGAATTTCATCAGACTTTGGGGCTAGCAGTTATTAAATGTGAAGTTGGTGGGGCACCtaggaaaagatctttaagcCTACATTAGTGCTCCGAGTATTAAGTTCTGCatatttgttttgaagcttaattactttgtgatttttttttactattatttattctgatgtttaaaagaatattatGCCCTTGCCATAGAATTCTGTAGGGGAAATATGCACTTGCCTGTGCTGACACACATGTAAATTGCCTCACCAATAACTTACCTGTTAAAACAGTGCCATCCTCCAATCCAGCTGTCCTTTACAAacactcagaaaatatttgtattgtcCCAATGCAGAAGGGTCCTACTTGTAAAGAAATGCATGACCACAAATCTATCCCTAATGAGGgaataaaaaggtattttcccAGTAAGAAACATGCCATTCACCTGTCAAGCCCTTgtagagacaaaaaaatacagctttaaataaaaggtattttcagATACACGGGGAGTGCGTTCTGTTTTTGAGAGGCAGTGCTGAAAGAAGCACAGAAGTTGTTTCTGAAAATAGAACAAATGCACCCATTGCATTTTCAAGACATGGTGCCAGCTTTTGTGATCTGGCATCCTGATATGGAATGGGAGGAAAACAGGCCCGCAGGGCCTTGAAAGCAGGCGGGATTAGCTTATGTCTGAGCGagagaaaatgcagaactgGTGAAAGAACATGGTAAGGGGAGGTCACTTGATCAAAGCTATGAGCAGTGTCTTTGGTATATGACTTACGGCTGAAGTCATCCTACAGATTTCTAGTTTATTACTGTGCTGGAATGAATTCCATTTTATCCATTTTGCTTCCCCAGGTAATTGCAGCTGAGGGCGAGATGAATGCCTCCAGGGCCCTGAAAGAGGCGTCCATGGTTATTACGGAGTcccctgctgctcttcagctcCGTTATTTGCAGACCTTGACCACCATTGCTGCGGAAAAGAACTCCACCATCGTCTTCCCATTGCCCATAAATATGCTGCAGGGCATCATAGGTGCAAATCGCTAGGTAGGGTGGGAGGAGAGAGTTTGGGGTGGGTGTTTTTGCTGCAGCAAATGTTTGCAACGCTGAATTCCCTGTGTATTGTAGCTTATGGTGGTGTTAACAAAGTGGGTTTGCTGAGGAACCTCTTTTGTTTTACTAAATGTGTTATAAAATTTGTATGTAATGTTTGTGAATATGGacaatcaaaattattttaaattgaaaaccTTAAAATGAGTACAAGCAGATATCTTAAATAAGCACGTATCCTTGCTATCCTGGATGGGACACCTTTAATCTATAACCTCCCACTTTCAAATAGTATATAAAAGCATGTGTGGTGAAGATGAGATGATCCAACATTTGGAAAGAGAAGTATTCCTTTTAATAAATGGGTCTGTGGCCCTGCAAGAGAAATGGAACAGCCCTAGCTGTATTCTCTTGGAGTGTAGCTGTATGTGATGAAGTCATCTGATTGCTGTCATGTGGATCGGTTCTCTAGCTTACACGAGGGAAAGTAATGCAAGATGATACAGGAGTGAGAATACTATACTGGGTACTTCTGAAAATCGGGCTCATACTCCCTAAAATAGTCCCTCGTTCATGAGAAACAGTTGTTAGCCAGTGTTGCTGAAGTGGAACTTTCCATGTCTGTTCTGCCACGCAGAAATGGCATAAATGTGCTGTAGTTATGGACACAATACGCTTGCAGTCGCCGATGGGCTGTTCTGTTGTTATGGTGGTGTGCCTGTATAGATTCATGCTTCTTTAGAGCACTGAAAAGTTGTTGGGTCTGCCTTTATCTGTCTCtcttaaaaatgattttaaaaagccaaagtACCGACTCCTGCATTTTATCCAGGTGTAAAACCTGCTTCTCTAGGAAGTAAGGTCTCTGTGATTAGCGGGGGGTGGTGATGTTCAACAGAAGATGCTGTACCGTTTATATATCTGTTCTAACAAATTAGTGCTTTACCTGTTGATGCTGCTTCTGAGCAGACCTGTAGTATTTGTTGTGACACTAAGGGCTTATATGTAATACCAAAACCATGTAATCTTCAGTTCATGTAGTCTTGAGCTGTAAGTCTGCTAAACTGTATTCATATTTTGTACCTGTTCAGCAGACGTAATTACAgattaaaatgagaagaattaGAGCCTGCATGGGCGGGGAGGCTCTTTAGGCTGCCACCACCACTGAGTTTGGTCTTTAATTATCCTACTATTCTAATTATTCATCTGGTCTTTAATTATTGGGAGGTGGCAATGAAAACGAAAAGCCAAGATCAATGATATAAGTGCCCTTCTCACACCGGCCAGCATAAAGTTCCTAACTTGTTTTTTATCACCTTTCTGCTACGATCATTCTGCATTGACAGGTATTTTAGGGCAAGGGCTGTTTAACTGTGCCTTGATACGCTGTGCCTTTGCCACTGTTGGGAAAAGATGCCCAAGCGCTGTAAGGGCTTGAGCCAGTTGGCACTGTTTCTCTTCTACCTGTTTGctgtgagcttttttttttcctctgcatcatAAAAGCCATATACCCGTCTGCACGTCTTTGTCATGACTTCTGTTAATGTAAGCTGAACTTGACTTTTTgctgggaggggggggagaaataCGGTTAACAAAGATGTAATAATTAGCATTACTGTGCTCACGCACTTGAAGTGGGAAAGAGTAACTGCACAGCTCAAGGTTAATCCTCGGGGAAGATGAGTGAATCGGTAACTCCCGTTGTTGCTGCCGTAGGTGGCCACCCCTGTGAATTCTTGTTGACACCAGGAGCATGCTTTTTGCTCTCAGCCTGAATAAAAAAACATGCTGTTTACTCATGAGTGACtttctgaaaaaggagaaaatactgtTAATTTATCAGGGTCTTAAATGCTAATAATTCTGGTGaggggaaagcaaaacaacgccaaaacccaaaaaataatttcagtaacCATTTAGTAAAAAGTGCATGTGCAAAAGATGGCACAAAGAAGGTTTAGTTTTTTCTAAGATGTATTTGTTTCAAGCAAGTTCAAGTGTGGGATCTACAGGTTctgtttaatgttttcttcttcgTAACAAACCCCACCATTTCTGTCCTTTACATATTCCATGCAAGCTTTATTGTATTAAATATAATCAAAGCAAGGAGTAGGGTCAATGACTGGTCATGATTGTTGTCGGTAATTATTGCACAGCTAATTGGCTATTAACATCATTGCCTTGTTAACATGCATCCTGCAGGAGGAAGTAGCTCTTGAAGGCATTGAAGGCACTAAACTTgctccacttaaaaaaaagaaaaaacttgttACTTAGACATCCACATCTGCCATTGCTCTCTGTAGAGGATCAACAGACCAGTAGTCATCATCCCAGCCCAGGAACCAGCCGGAGAAGGTTGGCGGCTCAAACCCTTGCTTAACGACTGTGACTGGAGTTCTCTTATCTCGGCTGGCTGGATCAGTTTCAATGTACCGTTTAGCTGAAAAGACACAAGCAGAAGGAAATCTCATAGAGTACAAGTCTTACGGAGCAACAGCTGAAACAGCTTAATTGTAGCTAAATGAGTGCTAGAGATACAATTTCAGATTGTTCGTTTAAAAACCACAGAAGTTTTCACTCTGTTTTTATCTATACCTGGTAGAAGACTGGCACTTGTTTGTAGAAAACTGGCATTAGGATTATAAAATGCTGTAATACAGTGGCAGCCTCCACCTGCTTACCCACACAAGGATACTTTTTCAGCGTTGGGGGTTGAGCACAGTGTGGCTGAATACTACACCTCTGTGTGCTGATGGTAGGGATCCTCCTTTCTTGAGAGATGTGATCGCTTTGATCACAACACTGAATTTTATGTTGTGATTAAGGTATGTTTCTCAGTATATTAAATTGCCTGCCTTATGATCAGATAgtggaaaataagaaacagttcagagaggaaaatgtgaCATTACCGGATTTCAAAGCctcagtcttttcttcttcttgggCATCGTTCCCAATCCATACAAAGAcctaaagataaaaaaaaaaacaatatgAATTATTTCAGCAACAATTGATCTCTTTATGAAAGAAAGGATAATTTAGACAAAGTCTCAGTGAACAGAGTATGACACAGAACAAGAACATACTCGTGTTAGTGTGCCCGGATTGTTGACCTACGTGACTAAAGCTATTGGTAGATAACAAGCTTTTTGACTGTTTTATCTATGTAAATTCTAGATACATGAACAAATTATACACTAGCTTAACATCAGGAAAAAGTAGCAGATGTTTGAccatttttacataaaacatacaaaattcATCTCTAAGCTGCCTTTTGGCTGATTTATGTACAGTCTGttattgaaaaataacagaaaatgtgtCAGTATCTTAAACCGCTGAATCCTAACAATGGTTTGCAGTCCTCTCCAGCCGGGACAAGGGTGCTGCCCTCGAGAAGTTTACACATGGGGGGAGGACACACGATCACAACAGTGTGTCTTCTTCAGCCTTTAAGCTAcccaaagaagca
This genomic window contains:
- the STOM gene encoding stomatin isoform X2: MADHEAGIAPKARRAQDDSDTGLGLCGWILVITSLFFTVITFPISIWMCIKIINEYERAIIFRLGRILKGGAKGPGLFFVLPCTDSFIKVDMRTISFDIPPQEILTKDSVTVNVDGVVYYRVQNATLAVANITNADSATRLLAQTTLRNVLGTKNLSQILSDREEIAHSMQATLDEATDDWGIKVERVEIKDVKLPVQLQRAMAAEAEAAREARAKVIAAEGEMNASRALKEASMVITESPAALQLRYLQTLTTIAAEKNSTIVFPLPINMLQGIIGANR
- the STOM gene encoding stomatin isoform X1 — encoded protein: MADHEAGIAPKARRAQGNHDDSDTGLGLCGWILVITSLFFTVITFPISIWMCIKIINEYERAIIFRLGRILKGGAKGPGLFFVLPCTDSFIKVDMRTISFDIPPQEILTKDSVTVNVDGVVYYRVQNATLAVANITNADSATRLLAQTTLRNVLGTKNLSQILSDREEIAHSMQATLDEATDDWGIKVERVEIKDVKLPVQLQRAMAAEAEAAREARAKVIAAEGEMNASRALKEASMVITESPAALQLRYLQTLTTIAAEKNSTIVFPLPINMLQGIIGANR